One region of Triticum aestivum cultivar Chinese Spring chromosome 6B, IWGSC CS RefSeq v2.1, whole genome shotgun sequence genomic DNA includes:
- the LOC123139145 gene encoding translation initiation factor IF-2 — translation MASTTRLTSTTPTSRLDKKPNQNQIKNPSNSDGNEAPLDPKHRTSSVTASRGKTAPPPKARSALTATRNAAAGGPAGEAAPHPGTAAAAPRDRAQPPPPPPVAGRREEPCPAMATPPAASSSPSPSLPLPREGREWKGSGGKGRQHPDPQPHRRAAVPRYHPWRSDPAAAMDRDARNPSYPWRSDASTSKERTRAGCRPSPATSDHGCSDLDQLLLLLLQVDEDEPSHMAATAAYSLLLPPGLVCGYLVVTSWDIEAATGMCYAILRDEKKMVQRGGRIAVQTDWLEFSRRIQISNPP, via the exons ATGGCCAGCACCACGAG GTTAACCAGCACAACTCCCACCTCCCGCCTCGACAAAAAACCCAACCAAAACCAGATAAAAAACCCCTCGAACTCCGACGGGAACGAGGCTCCCCTCGATCCCAAACACCGTACATCTAGCGTCACGGCCTCACGGGGGAAAACCGCGCCGCCGCCCAAGGCCCGCTCCGCCCTCACCGCTACCCGCAACGCCGCTGCCGGAGGGCcggccggcgaagccgcgccgcacccagggacagcggcggcggcgcccaGGGACCGCGCCCAGCCGCCCCCGCCACCTCCCGTCGCGGGCAGGCGGGAGGAGCCCTGCCCGGCCATGGCGACaccgccggcggcctcctcctccccctcaccttctctccctctcccaagGGAGGGAAGGGAATGGAAGGGATCCGGCGGCAAGGGGAGGCAGCACCCAGATCCGCAGCCGCACCGGCGGGCCGCCGTCCCTCGATACCATCCATGGAGGTCTGACCCGGCTGCAGCCATGGACCGAgacgcccgaaaccctagctaccCGTGGAGGTCCGACGCCTCAACCTCCAAGGAAAGGACGCGCGCCGGCTGCaggccatctccggcgacctccgACCATG GTTGCTCGGATCTGGACCAGCTGCTGCTCCTACTGCTTCAGGTGGACGAGGACGAGCCCTCCCACATGGCTGCTACggctgcctactccctcctcctacCGCCTGGCCTGGTGTG CGGCTACCTCGTGGTGACCTCGTGGGACATCGAGGCTGCTACTGGTATGTGCTATGCAATCTTGAGAGATGAAAAAAAGATGGTACAGAGAGGAGGGAGGATCGCAGTTCAGACAGATTGGCTG GAGTTCAGCAGAAGGATTCAAATCAGTAACCCGCCCTGA